Genomic window (Treponema sp. J25):
CGCTGTTTTTTGCACAGGAAAAAAGAAATACCCCCGTTACCATAGCTATAAAAACACGCCGACGTACGGTTTTCATCTATCCCCCCTTTAAAATAAATCTACCCCCTTTGCGCAGAGGGGGTACAGAAATCCTGTTGGGTGGCCCCTTTCTTGTTACGAGGGGCTTATCCACGAAACTTGCCGTGACGGAACTCGCCCCAAAACTCCCTAGGTGCCGTATTTTGCCAGGTATGGTTCTACGAGGTCGTTCTTGTAGGCCCCCGTCCCATCGTAGGTGATGGTCAGGACCGGTACCCCCGTCAGGTTTTCGATGGCCTGGCTCATCCCTTCCGTTACCAGCGAGGCGCAACAGAAGGCCGGCGCCGCCTGAACAAACAGGTTGATGTCGGGATACTCGTCCAGTAATTTGAGCACCTTAAGGGCATTGTCGTAGTTTTCCCCTGACATTTCCGGACGCAACCCCAGGTAGGTGTATGCCAGGTGTCGCTTTTTGTTGGTCCAACTCCCCTCGCTGAGACGAACCCCGGTTCCGCGGGCAAGCCGCCGTTCTACCGAACTGATGGCCGCCATAACAGTTCGATAGGCCATCCAGGGCCCGTACCGCCGTTCAATCAGGAGCCGCTCAAAGAAGGCATCCACCGTGGCCTTAAGGTATTCCACGTAGGAGGTAACCACCACTTCTCCACCCGCTTTTTCTATCGCCTTGATAAGGTCCTGGTTGAAGATTTCGTTGTCCCGCACATAAAAGTCGCCAAAGATAGCCACCTTTGGCCGGGGCTGCTCTGACCGTTCAATATACTGCATGGCAGTCCCAATTTCTTGGATGAGGGCGGTCATGGACTGGTGTTTTTCTAAGGCTTCGATACATCGCCCCAGGGCTTTCTGGATGAAACTATCGGTGCTCCCTGGTATTTTTTCGTAGGGTCGGATGCGACAGCCGATTTTTCGGAGTGAGCCCCCCAGGGCAAAGGCGTAATAGGCATCCAGGGTCATCCGGGGCGATACATCAAAGAACACCATATCCCCATTATAAATCTGCACCTTCTCAAGACCATTCCCCTCTCGTTTAAAGAGGGTCTCCAATTGAAGCGGATACAGGGGGATATTGCAGGGCCACAGGGCCCGCACCATCCAGAGGGCAGTTCTGGCGGGATCCAGTCTATGGTGTTCAATGTAGGTCTTAGTTTCATAGGCGATCACGCTGACGGGGATACACTGGCCTGAGTTATAGGTCATGGCCCGCTGAATGTATTCCCGCTTTTCTTCGAGCACATGGGCATCTATGCCATTACCCCGCAGGGCCGCGGCAAGGAGCTGGCACACCAGGGGATCCCAGCTGGGAAGAAGCACCGTCTTATCCCGGGGAAAGATCTTCGCCGGCGGGGCGCTTCCCTTAGAACCGGGGGAACTGGCTGCATCCACCGGTTCGCCCTGGGGGTCAGGTTTTTTCTGGCCCCGGGATTCTGACGTGGCGGTTCGTTGCAGGGTCGAAAAATGATTGCGGAAGGCCCGAACTGCCGCCTCTACCCGGGTTTCGTAGCCCACCGCCGAGTCGTGTTCGTCTACCTGCAGGATAAGATAGGGTTTTTCCGCTTCGTCCAGGATCCGTTTAAAGGTTTCCATTGCAAAAGAATCGGGTCCGCATTTGAAGGATGTTACCAGTACAGGGTACACCTGGGGATTATCCCGGCAGTACAAGGCGGTTTCCACCACCTTTGAAGCATAGTACCAATGGTAGGCCTGGAGTTGATGTTCCTGCTGCCACTGTTGAGATGGGGGGAGCATGTCGTGGAAAAAGACTTTAAGGCCGTGTTCCGCAAAAAGATCGGGAATTCCCTTATTCATCCCCTTACTCAGGGCTGTATAGGGTCGCCCCGTAAGAACGATGGCAAACTCCTCTTCTTCCGGTCGTACCTTGGTGTACAGTTCTTTCAGGGTTTCATCGTAGGCCCGCTTTATCCGGTGAATGTCCCGGAGAAGTTTTTCAATAAGAGAGGGTCGGGGAAGTTCAATCCCTAATTTCTGGTAGAGGGGGCGGAGGCTTTCCCGCAGTTCTTCTACCGCCTGTTCGCTTTTCCCAAAGGGGGCGTACACCAGGGGGCGCAAAAGGCGTTCCGGCGCACCGGTAGCCACGGAGATCAGCATGGGAACGTACTGAGAATAATTGCAGTAAAAACGGCGTTCCCCATCGTTGGTGGCGGGTTTTTGGTCCTGCCGCGGAGGGGCTTCAAGATAAATGGGCATGAACACGTAATCACAGGTTTGGAGCAGCGCCGCCGTCTGACCGTGGATCATCGAAATAGGGGCACAGAAGTCGGCCCCCGCAATTCGCTTGCCCTCGATAAGGCTTGTGCTGGTATCTTCGCCCGGGACAACCGTAAAACCGAGGCTCTGGAAAAAGTATTGCCACAGCCGCCAATCTTCCTGCAGGTAGAGGGCCCGGGGGATTCCTATTTTGATATGCTTAAGATCTTCTGGCCCATGGCGGTCCTGTGGGGTTTCTTTTGGGGAAAGCCCCTGGAGGGCCCGTTCCGCCGCCTGGTGAAGATAATCGTTAAAGAGATCGATGGTACCGGTGGAAAATCCTACCACCGCGGAGGAAAGCCTTTCTACCAGATTCTGGGGCTTTGGGCTCTGCGAAGGATTCCCAATCCGTTGAATACATCGCTCCAGAAGGGCCCGCCGCTCCCGGATGAGATCAAAGCCCGATCGATTCCGGGATACATACGTGCGATCTCCCGCTCCCCGGCCGCAGAGGTAGCCGTACACAATTTCTTCGCCCTGAACGGTGATGATATGGAGTTTACAGTGGTTGGGGCATCCCGAACAGAGGTCGTTCCGTTGTTCTATGTTCTCATAGGCTAGCTGAAAACCTTTAAAGGCACTCTTTTGCGCCGCTGTCCCCTGGAGAGCATAATGGGGCATTCTTTCTTCTTGGGAGGTATCCCCTTGGACCAGGTTTTTCTCGTCGATGTTCGAAGAAGTCCCGGCTTTCTGAACGGCATTTGGGGTCCCCTTTGCCCGGCAATCTTCTTGGTACTGCAGGATGGCCCCCATCGCTCCCG
Coding sequences:
- a CDS encoding acyl-CoA dehydratase activase — protein: MKEKALFLGIDCGSTTAKIIITDETGEILHKEYAYHRGKPYEVLHHLLSESPYQKFSLVGATTSTPYFVHADYRGENKICFIEAVKRRYPSVRNILLVGSEKFARIIFDEQGSYRKIRANSTCAAGTGSFLDQQAVRLGISSAAKLAELASQAGEPIPRIASRCSVFAKTDLIHAQQEGWSLAEISEGLCSGLARNIADTLFPGETLEAPVIMVGGVALNQRVVAHLSQLAHCPIQTDELAPFYGALGALWRAQAAEQSPNSKGLAGFQVRSIQEILGHQEQKRSYVHAPLEGTRGNYPSFTAWKSELYVSPLLGEKNPVEVDIYQDLGTYTTAKEETGAVGVHVGIDIGSTSTKAAIMDQDNHMMLGLYTRTAGDPIRAVQGLLDTLNHIQKTYRIPFTVLSCATTGSGRKLIGAIIGADGIIDEITAHARAAVTLDPRVDTIIEIGGQDSKFTVLKDGVVVFSQMNTVCAAGTGSFIEEQANKLGVPIRDYADRAFGHPAPATSDRCTVFMERDLNNYQNEGYTVEELLVATLFSVCDNYLSKVAMEGSIGDHIVFQGATAKNKALVAAFERRLGKPIAVSPYCHLTGAMGAILQYQEDCRAKGTPNAVQKAGTSSNIDEKNLVQGDTSQEERMPHYALQGTAAQKSAFKGFQLAYENIEQRNDLCSGCPNHCKLHIITVQGEEIVYGYLCGRGAGDRTYVSRNRSGFDLIRERRALLERCIQRIGNPSQSPKPQNLVERLSSAVVGFSTGTIDLFNDYLHQAAERALQGLSPKETPQDRHGPEDLKHIKIGIPRALYLQEDWRLWQYFFQSLGFTVVPGEDTSTSLIEGKRIAGADFCAPISMIHGQTAALLQTCDYVFMPIYLEAPPRQDQKPATNDGERRFYCNYSQYVPMLISVATGAPERLLRPLVYAPFGKSEQAVEELRESLRPLYQKLGIELPRPSLIEKLLRDIHRIKRAYDETLKELYTKVRPEEEEFAIVLTGRPYTALSKGMNKGIPDLFAEHGLKVFFHDMLPPSQQWQQEHQLQAYHWYYASKVVETALYCRDNPQVYPVLVTSFKCGPDSFAMETFKRILDEAEKPYLILQVDEHDSAVGYETRVEAAVRAFRNHFSTLQRTATSESRGQKKPDPQGEPVDAASSPGSKGSAPPAKIFPRDKTVLLPSWDPLVCQLLAAALRGNGIDAHVLEEKREYIQRAMTYNSGQCIPVSVIAYETKTYIEHHRLDPARTALWMVRALWPCNIPLYPLQLETLFKREGNGLEKVQIYNGDMVFFDVSPRMTLDAYYAFALGGSLRKIGCRIRPYEKIPGSTDSFIQKALGRCIEALEKHQSMTALIQEIGTAMQYIERSEQPRPKVAIFGDFYVRDNEIFNQDLIKAIEKAGGEVVVTSYVEYLKATVDAFFERLLIERRYGPWMAYRTVMAAISSVERRLARGTGVRLSEGSWTNKKRHLAYTYLGLRPEMSGENYDNALKVLKLLDEYPDINLFVQAAPAFCCASLVTEGMSQAIENLTGVPVLTITYDGTGAYKNDLVEPYLAKYGT